The Streptomyces sp. NBC_00459 DNA segment TTCAGACGGAACGGAAGCGACCCCCGATGATGTACGACCAGACACGCGCCCAGCAGCCCGCCAGCCAGACCCGGGGCTCTGACGAGCGCCGCAGGCCGGGCCCGCAGCCGCTGCTCCCGTCGGACGAACAGGACAAGATCGTCCACCGCCTCCAGCACGCCCTGAACACCTTCGCCGACACCCCGCTCAAGGCGCTGGAAGAAGCCGAGAGCGCCTACGACGAGGCCACCGCCCAGCTCGTGAACGCCCTCGCGGAACGCCGGAGTCTCCTGCGCGCCGGCTGGCAGGACCAGAACCCCGAAACGCCGCCCACCGAGGCACAGTCCGACGAACTCCGGCTCGCACTGCGGCAGTACCGCGAGCTCACCCAGCGTCTGCTGCGCCTCTAGGCAGCCCCTGCCAGTGCTGTGACCGGGAGGGTTCACCGTGTCGCGACGGCTGGCCCGGCGCCTCGACGCGTTGGTCGGACCACCGAGGTACGTGCGGTAAGAGCTGTGGGCCTCCGCCTTGCGATGCACCGCACGGGCAGCCCTCTCAGGCGGAAAAGACGGGCAGGCGTTTAATCGGATGTGCTTGCGGCGCGGGGTTGTTAGGTTCGCCGTGTGCCGAAGCTGAATCAGATCATCGCAGTCGAAAAGGGCGTCAAGTCCAAGGCCCTCCAGGAGCTCACCCAGGCTCACCAGGACGTGCAGAAGCCCGCCCTGCTGGCAGGCATCTCCCGGACCTACCAGCCCAAGGACGAGGAGGGCGAGCAGCTGCCGCCCGAGTCCACGCGGGTGCAGATCAAGGCCGAGGATGCTCTGCGGGTGACCGCCGGGACGCTGACGCGGCTCTTCGACGTGACCGCGACGAAGGACTGGGCGAACCGGTCCGCGGCCGCGGACGTGGTGGTCGACGGTACGGTGCTGTTGCCCCAGGTGCCCGTCCCGTACCTGTTGTTCCTGGAGAAGCAGCTCACCGACCTGCACACCTTCGTTCGCAAGCTGCCGGTGCTCGACGCCTCCGAGTCGTGGAACCTGGACCCCTCGACGGACTCGTGGAAGACGGACCCGGTGCGGACCATCCGCACGAAGAAGGTTCCGCGCAACCACGTGAAGGCCGAGGCCACGGAGAAGCACCCGGCACAGGTCGAGGTGTACTACGAGGACGTCCCGGTCGGTTACTGGACCACGGTGAAGTTCTCCGGCGCGCTGCCCGCCCGGCGGGTCAACGAGCTCCTCGACCGCGTCGAGAAGCTTCAGCAGTCCGTCAAGTTCGCCCGCGAGGAGGCGAACAACACCGAGGTCACCGACCAGCGGGTCGGCGACGCGGTATTCGGCTACCTGTTCCGGTAGCCTCCACACACGCCCTCCGTCGCGAGCGGAGGGTGCGCGATGAGCGCAAGCTGAAACTGATGTTGAAGCTGATGAAGGGGTGTCAGTTGGGGGTTCGAATCCCTCTCCCCGCACCACGTGCGGGGGTGGCCCAAGCCTGGCAGAGGCGGCCCCGTGAAACTCAGATTCTCGCTCCAGTCTCAGTATTCGCCGCCGAACACCGGATCGACCGAGCGTGGGCGAACATCGACGGATGGGGGTTCAAGTCCCCTCGGCGCCTCTCTCGTGGCGCTGTAGTTCAAAGGCAGAACACGTCGATCTCAACATGACCCGCGATTCTTAAACGCCGTCGGTGTGCGCAAATGGGTGGCAAGCTGGAGCCCGGGAGCTGGACATGCTCCCGGGCTCCGTCACGTTCCGGCCCGCGGCTTGTGCTGTGACCGGGACGGTTCACCGGGTTGAGTGGTCAGGCCGCGGTGGACAGGGGTCTGCCGCCCCAGCGGATGTCGCTTTCGCTGCGGATGCGGGCGCGTAAGCACCGCAGGGCCTCCCGGCGGGCTCGCGCCCAGCACGGTCGGGCGAGTGGTGGCCGTCTGGACGATGCGCTGGAGTTTCTGGCCCTCCTGCTCGGTCAGTCCGCGAGCCCGGACCGGTTTCGCCATCCCGCCGTCGCACACGTCGCCGGCCACGAACTCTTCCACTGGCAGGCACAGTTCCGTCCGCTGAACCACGACGAGGACGACGAGTACGAGGAGGAAGACCAGGGCCTGTCCGGTCGGCGGGGATGACACCGGACAGGCCCTGGCGTGTTGGGGCGCCGTTGGACGCGGGGCGGTCGGCCGGGGTGATCCCCTCGCCGACCGTCGGTCAGTCGGTCAGTCGGTCAGTCGGTCAGTCGGTCAGTCGGTCAGTCGGTCGAGGTGCAGCAGGACCGTGGTGTCCGGTGGCAGCGTGCCGTCCTTGTTCAGGGGGCCCGAGGCGAGAAGGGGGACCCAGGTGCCGGGGAGCGGGATCGGGCGGTCGGTGAGGTTGACCGCGCACCGCAGGGCGTTGTCGCGTTCGAAGAGGAGGGTGCCGGGCGGGCCGGCCAGCCATCGGAACTCCTCGCTCCGCAGGCCGGAGTTGGTACGGCGCAGGCGCAGGGCGGAACGGTAGAGGTGGAGCATGGAGGTGGGGTCGGCCCGGTTGGCTTCGGCTGTGTACGACTTCCAGTCGTCGGGCTGGGGGAGCCAGGGCGTGGCGGACACGAACGTGCCGAAGCCGAAGGGCGGGGTGTCGCCGGTCCAGGGGAGGGGGACGCGGCAGCCGTCGCGGCCTCGGACGGTGTGGCCCGAGCGTTCCCAGGTGGGGTCCTGGAGGGCCGACTCGGGTAGGTTCTCGACCTCGTACAGGCCGAGTTCCTCGCCCTGGTAGACGTAGGCGCCGCCGGGCAGGGCCAGCATCAGCAGGGCCGCCGCCCGTGCCCGGCGGGTGCCGAGGGCGAGGTCGGCGGGGTGGCCCTGGTCGCGCGCCGGGTTGGTGACGCCGGTGTGGGCGCGGCCGTAGCGGGTGACGTGGCGGGTCTCGTCGTGGTTGGAGAGGACCCAGGTGGCGGGGGCGCCGACCGTCGCCAGATCGGTGATCGTGCGGTCGATGACCTCCCTCAACCGGTCTGCTTCCCAGGCGCACTTGAGGAAGTCGAAGTTGAAGGCGGTGTGGAGTTCGTCCGCGCGGAGGTAGTCGGGCATGCGGCCGGGGCGTACGTGGGCCTCGGCGACGAAGATGCGGGGGTCCGGGTAGCTGTCGGCGATGGCGCGCCAGCTGCGGTAGATGTCGTGGACGCCGTCGCGGTCCCAGTGCGGGTGGTTGTCCTGGCCCTCGCCGGCGATGACGGAGAACTCCGGCAGGCTCAGGTCCGGGAGCGCCGGGTCCTTGACCATGCCGTGGGCGACGTCGATGCGGAAGCCGTCGACGCCCAGGTCGAACCAGAAGCGCAGGATCGACTCGAACTCGGCCCGGACGGCCGGGCTGTCCCAGTTCAGGTCCGGTTGCTCGGGGGCGAAGAGGTGGAGGTACCACTGGCCGTCCGACGTACGGGTCCAGGTGGGGCCGCCGAAGGCCGCGTACCAGTCGTTGGGGGGCTCGCCGCCGTTCTCCCCTCTCCCCTCGCGGAAGATGAACCGGTCCCGTGCCGGGGAGCCGGGCGGAGCCGCCAACGCCTCCTGGAACCAGGCGTGTTGGTCCGAGGTGTGGTTGGGGACGATGTCCAGGATCACCCGCAGGCCCAGCTCGTGGGCCTCGGTGATCAGCTTCCGGGCCTCGTCGAGGGTGCCGTACGTGGGGTGGATGCCGCGGTAGTCGGAGACGTCGTAGCCGCCGTCGGCCAGCGGGGACGGGTACCAGGGGTTGATCCAGATCGCGTCGACACCGAGGTCGGCGAGGTACGGAAGGCGGGAGCGGAGGCCGGCGATGTCGCCGGTTCCGTCGCCGTCACCGTCGGCGAAGCTGCGTATGTACACCTGATAGATGACCGCGGAGCGCCACCAGAGGTCGTTCGCGGCGTCGTGCGTGAGGGTCGGGTTGTGCATGTCGCTCGGTCCTGTCGGAGGGAGTGTCCGTGTCGCATCGGGTTTCGCGCCCGGCTATCCCTTGGTCGCGCCTGCCGTGCCGCCGCGGACGAAGTGACGTTGGAAGGCGAAGAACACCAGGGCCACGGGGATGGTCATGAGCAGGGTCGCCGCGAGCTTGATCGGGTACTGGTTGCCCTGGCCCAGTTGGCCGGAGACGAGTGAGGCGACCCCGGTGGTCAGGGTGTTCAGGTCCGGGCTCTGGCGGGACACGATGAAGTGCGGCAGTTCGTTCCACGACCCCTGGAACGACAGGATGGTCAGGGTGATGAGGGCCGGCTTGGCCATCGGCAGTACGACGGACCAGAAGATCCGGAAGGTGCTGGCGCCGTCGATCCGGGCCGCTTCCTCGACGCTGACGGGGATCGACTCGAAGAACTGCTTCATGATGAACACCCCCGCGGCATCGGCGAGAAGCGGGACGATCATGCCCGAGTAGGAGTCGTACATCCCCAGTTGGTTGAGGACGAGGAACTTCGGGATGAGCAGGACGACCCCGGGCACGGCCATGACCGCGATGACGGCACCGAACAGCGCGCTCCGGCCGCGGAAGCGCAGTCGGGCCAGTGCGTATCCGGCGAGGGAGTCGAAGAAGACGCGGCCCGCGGTGACGAGGACCGCGACGACAACGGAGTTGGTGAACCAACGCGCGTAGTCCGCCTCGGCGAGCCGGCTGAAGGCAGCCGTCGTGAAGTGGGTCGGCCACAGCGACAGCGGATGGCTGGTGGCGTCCGCGTCGGTCTTGAAGCTCGTCGCGAGCTGGATGAGGAAGGGGTAGATGTAGAGCAGCGCGATGGCGACGAGGGCGGTGTAGCCGAGTACACGGGTGAGGGCGCCGCCACGGCGTGTGCGGGCGGGTGTGCCCGTGCCGTCTACGTCGGCGTGCTGGTGCTGTGTGCTCATCGCGTGCCTCCGTGGACGTCGGCTGTGGCCGCCGGGGCGGCTGCGGTCGTGGGCGCGGTTGCGGCGGTTCGGGGCATGGGCATCAGATGGTCCCCGTCGTCGGGCCGGATCCGGAGCGGGCCGCTTTCGCCGCGCGCCGTGTGGCGGCCTTGGCGCGGGCCTCGTCCTTGTCGCGCAGGACGAACCGCTGCAGGAGCGTCAGTGCGACGATGATCGCGAAGAGGATGAAGGCGATGGCGCTGCCCTGTCCCCACTCGTTGTCGATGAACGAGGACTGGTACGACAGGAACGCGGGGGTCATCGTCGTCTTGCCTGGTTCGCCCCTGGTCATGACGTAGATCTGGTCGAAGACCTGCCAGGTGCCGATGAGTCCGAGGGTCAGGACGAGGAAGAGGGTCGGCTTGAGCATGGGCAGCGTCACGTGGCGGAACCGCTGCCAGCGTCCGGTGCCGTCGATCTCGGCGGCCTCCTCGACTTCGAGGGGGATGTCCTGCAGCGCGGCGAGGAACATGAGCATGAACGTTCCCCCGGTCGTCCACACGACCAGGATGATGATCGCGGTCATGGCAACGCTGGGACCGGAGATCCAGTCCCAGAGGGACAAGCCGCCGACGGTGGCGTCGGCGAGTGCGGCAGGTGGCGCGTCGGTGTTCACTCCGAGGGCGCCGAGGGCGAGATGGATGACTCCGCGCGGATCGGCGAACCAGGCCGGTCCGTCGACTCCGATCTTCGCCAACAGGGAGTTGACGACACCGCTGGAGGAGAAGATGAACAGGAAGACGACCGAGATCGCGACCGAACTCGTCACCGACGGGAAGTAGTACGCCGTCCGGAAGAACCCTTTCCCCTTCAGCCGTCGCCCGTTGACCAAGAGCGCCAGGCCCAGCGCGAGCGCGGTCTGCAGCGGGACGACGAAGAGCACGTAGTACGCGTTGTTGCGCAGGCTCATCATGAAGTCGCTCTGCGCCAGGCCGGATTCGGTGACCAGCGGCGCGTAGTTCTGTCCGCCGACGAAGTCCACGCCCGAGGAGAAGGGGCTGCCCTGGCCGTTCCAGTCGGACAGGCTCACCCAGAGCGCCATGACGATCGGCACGACCAGGAAGAGTCCGAGCACGACGAGGACAGGTGAGACGAACAGCCAGCCGGCGAGACCTTCCCGGCCTCGGATACCGCCGCGGGGGGCGCGGGTACGGCGGCCTCCGCCTCCGCCCGCCTCGGCAACGGCTGTCGTACGGACGGATGCCGGGCCGCTGCCCGGGCCCTGTGCGGGCCCGGGATTCGGTTCACTCATCGCAGGTTCACTCTCGTTCCGTTCGTGTCCGGTTGATCCAGGGGATCCGGGTTACTGGCCTACGACCGCCTCCGCGTTCTTCTGCAGCCGCGCGAGGATCTGCTTCGGGTCGGCGTTCGGCAGCCCTTGCAGACCGGTGTCGAAGTCCTCGAGGACCTGTTCGATCTTCGCCACGTTCACCGGGGCCTGGGCGTATGCGGCGCCGTCGATGAACGCCTTGTCCTGCGGGTACTGGGCGACATAGTCGGCCGACGCGGACTGCCTCGACGGCATCACGCCGAACGCCTTGGCGAAGGTCAGCTGGATGTCCTTCGTGGTCATCGCCTTGACGAAGTCGAGGGCCGCGGCCTTGTTCTTGCTCTTCGCCGCGATGCCCCAGCACTGGGTGAAGGCGAGCGTGCCCTTGCCGGACGGGCCGGTCGGCAGCGGAACCGTCTTGTACTTGACGCCCGGGTAGTCGTTCTTCATGGCGCCGACGATCCAGTTGCCCTCGATCGTCATGGCGGCCTTCTGCTTGCCGAAGGCCTCGCCCGACCAGCCGGAGTCGAGTTGCTTGGGGTACTTCGTCGAACCGTCGGCAAGCAACGACTTCACGAAGTTCAGGGCCTTGAGGTTCTCGGGAGAGTCCGCGGTGACCTTGGTGGCGTCCTTGTTCGTCACCCAGCCGCCGGCCTGGACCATGAAGGCGCCGATCCGGTCACGCGTGTCGCCGAGTGCGAGGCCGACCTGCTTGCTGGTCGTCAGCTTCTTCGCCACGGCCGCCAGCTGATCCCAGGTGGTGGGGATGTCGGCGTCGGTCAGGCCGGCCTTCGACCACGCGGTGGTGTTGATCTGCAGGCCGAGCGTGGAGAAGTCCTTGGGGACGCAGTAGAGCTTGCCGTCGTAGGTGAAGGCCTGACGCAGCGCAGGGTAGAAGTCGTCCTTCCCCTCGAAGCTGTCGCCGTACGGTTCGAGGTTGCCCGCGCTCGCGTACGTCGCGAAACGCTTGGAGTCGACGTAGAAGACGTCGGGCGGATTGTTCGAGGCGAAGCCCTGTCCCATCTGCTGGGCCATGTCCTGGGCCGGGGTGACGGTCGCCTTGTTGCCGGAATCGGTCGCCCACGTCTGGACGGCCTCCTTGACAGCTTTCGTCTCGGCGTCGCCGCTGGACTCTATGAGGACGTTGAGCGACGCGGGCCCGGCCGACGCCTGGCTGTCCGCCTGGTCGGTGTCGTCGTTGAACCCGCTGCCGCCACAGGCCGACAGGCTCAGCGACAGCAGTGCGGCGCCGCCGACAACCCAGCGTGTACGCGGATTTCTCATGATAAATCTCCTTGCGCAGGCCGGCCCGAGGTACCGGCGGTAGAGGGGGATCGCGAGCCGTCGCCGCACTGGGGGCTGTCAGCGGGATGGCGGTGTCGGCCGAACGGACCTGAAGAACCGTTCGGCTGGGTGGAAACCGGGGTGGGTGCTGTTGTGCGGCTCAGCCGCTCGCGCGGACCACGAGCCGGGGCGGCAGCAGGACCGGGGCGGGCGGGGCGGACAGTGGTTCGCGGGCTGCCAGCAACTCCTGGAGCATCCGCAGACAGGCGGCGGCAGCCTCGTCGTAGGGCTGCGCCACGCTGCTCAGACCGACGACTGCCGCGGTCGGGGAGTCGTCGAAGCCGACCACCGCGACATCGATGCCGGGGCGCAGTCCACGCGTGGTGATCTCGGTCCAGGCCCCGAGGGCCAGGGAGTCGCTCGCGCAGACGATCGCAGTCGGCGGGGTGGGCAGGTCGAGCATCGCCGCGGCGGCCTTGCGGCCGGTGTCGAGCCCGTCGGGGACGCCCATGTCGTAACCGGCGGGGACGTCGACTCCGGACACGGCGAGGAGGTCGGACCAGCCCCTGCGCCGGTCGTCGCCGACCTCTAAACCGGCCGGCCAGCCGAGGAAGGCGATCCTGCGGTGGCCGTCGTCGACCAGGTGCCGGGTCGCGGCAAGGGTCCCTTGCGCGCCGTCGACATCGACCCAGCCATGCGGCTCGGGGGCCTCGGGTTCGGCTCCCCAGGGCCGGCCGAAGGTCACGAACGGCACCCGGCGCTCGGTCAGCCATGCCGTCCGGCGGTCGCCGGCGTGGGTGGCGTGCAGAACGAAGGCGTCGAGGTCGTGATCGTCGAGAAGCTGTTCGTACAGGGAGCACTCGTGGTCGTCGTCGGTGGCCGTGAACACCACGATCCGGTAGCCGGCCTCCTGGGTACGGGCGGTCAGCGACTGGAGGAAATGGGCGAGGACGGCGCCGTTGACTCCGTCGCGCGGCGGCTCTATACGCGCACCGATCAGCTGTGAACGCCGGGTCCGCAGCGTCCGGGAAGCCTGGTTCGGGCGGTAGTTGAGCTCCTTGATGGCGGCCTGCACCCGGGCCAGGGTCTCCGGCCGCACCCGATGCGGCGCGTTGATGACGTTGGACACGGTCTGTGTCGACACGGAGGCATGCCGCGCCACGCTTTCGAGTGTTACTCGCGCCATCGCGAAGCCACCTCCACAAAGTTCACTGCGCCGCAGCGTATCGCCGTCGCGGATGCCGAATCATCACGGCATCGCGATTGGATTTGAACGTTAAATTTAGCGTTCCAATCGGTTACTGTGGCGATCGGCGCCCGGACTGTCAAGAGTCGGCGCAGTCACGAATCGTCATCCCGAACCGCCCACACGACACGAGGGCACCGGACGGAGCTCCCATGACTTCACCCCAGCGGCAGCCGCTCCTGCACGACCTCGCGGTCACCCTCGCCGCCCCGACCGTCGTGCTGTCCCGGCCGGACGGCGACCTCGACGCCGCCGCTCCCGGGGCCGGCGTACAGGGGCTTTTCCAC contains these protein-coding regions:
- a CDS encoding DUF7873 family protein, yielding MPKLNQIIAVEKGVKSKALQELTQAHQDVQKPALLAGISRTYQPKDEEGEQLPPESTRVQIKAEDALRVTAGTLTRLFDVTATKDWANRSAAADVVVDGTVLLPQVPVPYLLFLEKQLTDLHTFVRKLPVLDASESWNLDPSTDSWKTDPVRTIRTKKVPRNHVKAEATEKHPAQVEVYYEDVPVGYWTTVKFSGALPARRVNELLDRVEKLQQSVKFAREEANNTEVTDQRVGDAVFGYLFR
- a CDS encoding glycoside hydrolase family 13 protein, whose amino-acid sequence is MHNPTLTHDAANDLWWRSAVIYQVYIRSFADGDGDGTGDIAGLRSRLPYLADLGVDAIWINPWYPSPLADGGYDVSDYRGIHPTYGTLDEARKLITEAHELGLRVILDIVPNHTSDQHAWFQEALAAPPGSPARDRFIFREGRGENGGEPPNDWYAAFGGPTWTRTSDGQWYLHLFAPEQPDLNWDSPAVRAEFESILRFWFDLGVDGFRIDVAHGMVKDPALPDLSLPEFSVIAGEGQDNHPHWDRDGVHDIYRSWRAIADSYPDPRIFVAEAHVRPGRMPDYLRADELHTAFNFDFLKCAWEADRLREVIDRTITDLATVGAPATWVLSNHDETRHVTRYGRAHTGVTNPARDQGHPADLALGTRRARAAALLMLALPGGAYVYQGEELGLYEVENLPESALQDPTWERSGHTVRGRDGCRVPLPWTGDTPPFGFGTFVSATPWLPQPDDWKSYTAEANRADPTSMLHLYRSALRLRRTNSGLRSEEFRWLAGPPGTLLFERDNALRCAVNLTDRPIPLPGTWVPLLASGPLNKDGTLPPDTTVLLHLDRLTD
- a CDS encoding carbohydrate ABC transporter permease, encoding MSTQHQHADVDGTGTPARTRRGGALTRVLGYTALVAIALLYIYPFLIQLATSFKTDADATSHPLSLWPTHFTTAAFSRLAEADYARWFTNSVVVAVLVTAGRVFFDSLAGYALARLRFRGRSALFGAVIAVMAVPGVVLLIPKFLVLNQLGMYDSYSGMIVPLLADAAGVFIMKQFFESIPVSVEEAARIDGASTFRIFWSVVLPMAKPALITLTILSFQGSWNELPHFIVSRQSPDLNTLTTGVASLVSGQLGQGNQYPIKLAATLLMTIPVALVFFAFQRHFVRGGTAGATKG
- a CDS encoding carbohydrate ABC transporter permease produces the protein MSEPNPGPAQGPGSGPASVRTTAVAEAGGGGGRRTRAPRGGIRGREGLAGWLFVSPVLVVLGLFLVVPIVMALWVSLSDWNGQGSPFSSGVDFVGGQNYAPLVTESGLAQSDFMMSLRNNAYYVLFVVPLQTALALGLALLVNGRRLKGKGFFRTAYYFPSVTSSVAISVVFLFIFSSSGVVNSLLAKIGVDGPAWFADPRGVIHLALGALGVNTDAPPAALADATVGGLSLWDWISGPSVAMTAIIILVVWTTGGTFMLMFLAALQDIPLEVEEAAEIDGTGRWQRFRHVTLPMLKPTLFLVLTLGLIGTWQVFDQIYVMTRGEPGKTTMTPAFLSYQSSFIDNEWGQGSAIAFILFAIIVALTLLQRFVLRDKDEARAKAATRRAAKAARSGSGPTTGTI
- a CDS encoding sugar ABC transporter substrate-binding protein, which encodes MRNPRTRWVVGGAALLSLSLSACGGSGFNDDTDQADSQASAGPASLNVLIESSGDAETKAVKEAVQTWATDSGNKATVTPAQDMAQQMGQGFASNNPPDVFYVDSKRFATYASAGNLEPYGDSFEGKDDFYPALRQAFTYDGKLYCVPKDFSTLGLQINTTAWSKAGLTDADIPTTWDQLAAVAKKLTTSKQVGLALGDTRDRIGAFMVQAGGWVTNKDATKVTADSPENLKALNFVKSLLADGSTKYPKQLDSGWSGEAFGKQKAAMTIEGNWIVGAMKNDYPGVKYKTVPLPTGPSGKGTLAFTQCWGIAAKSKNKAAALDFVKAMTTKDIQLTFAKAFGVMPSRQSASADYVAQYPQDKAFIDGAAYAQAPVNVAKIEQVLEDFDTGLQGLPNADPKQILARLQKNAEAVVGQ
- a CDS encoding LacI family DNA-binding transcriptional regulator; amino-acid sequence: MARVTLESVARHASVSTQTVSNVINAPHRVRPETLARVQAAIKELNYRPNQASRTLRTRRSQLIGARIEPPRDGVNGAVLAHFLQSLTARTQEAGYRIVVFTATDDDHECSLYEQLLDDHDLDAFVLHATHAGDRRTAWLTERRVPFVTFGRPWGAEPEAPEPHGWVDVDGAQGTLAATRHLVDDGHRRIAFLGWPAGLEVGDDRRRGWSDLLAVSGVDVPAGYDMGVPDGLDTGRKAAAAMLDLPTPPTAIVCASDSLALGAWTEITTRGLRPGIDVAVVGFDDSPTAAVVGLSSVAQPYDEAAAACLRMLQELLAAREPLSAPPAPVLLPPRLVVRASG